The genomic interval TATAGATGGAATTtaaagtttgtatttttttaattagtatgTAAATATTTAGGTGTGATAAGGATTTTGGATTAGAAGATTTTTAAACTGAAAAAAATTGGACGGGAGTAAAATTCatacttcaattataaatataaacaatagtaatattaaataaaacttGGAtacaattgttttaaatatggacataatttttaaatatgaatattttatataaaaaaatattcatcagTATAATGTAGATAATATCATAAAAGTACAGATATAATttcacaaatattaaaaaatatttattccattttttttcattaaatacgAGGGATTTAgagttaattttttgtttgaaattactcttttaaatcattttttcttctctttataaaaataagtatgtttatacattttagttttttgtttttcttattttgtcaaaaattattttattcatcaTTCTTATAAGATGttgttttgatttgtttgttggtttaaattgacaaatttattttgatctaatgcatatttaataaataactttGACTCGTCTACGTTACAACTCGAGatacattaatatatcaaacacttcaattttattatatttatagattttttcaTTTTGAGTATTATGTcatttgatgttattaatttagatattgtgaaatagtttatatacatatttttattttattttaacaactttgtattgaatttgattaatattaaatattatcttttgtaaataaaataatattgtatataTGAAATGCTACTTCCTTGTTAGagacattttattaaaaaaatgtgttttaaaattaaagtggttttcaattttaaatataattttaattattttttttataatacttttaattaattttcatgtaCACAATTTCTTACAACATTATTATATTTGACATTAATATAAACACATCAATAATTAAgtagtttaataaaataaattttttattattgcttttttttaataatagtggaaaattttgaattagacataaaattatatgttgGTAATACTTGTACTTGGTAGAAATTATAATAATGGGAACAATTATGAGGTTGGTGTgataatcaattattatttatgagTCATGTATAATGGATTGTTTTATCAGGTTTTTACAGTTGAATGACAGCTTCTAAAGTTACTAACATTGATTcccttttatttattgttaaagATAAAAATGTACTAAAAATTTTAGTTTCATTGTTAGACGGAATCCCAGTGAGTTTGGCGTCCGACAGAACAACAACACCGCTTCTGTTCTGTTTTGGTTCGCCGCACGAAATTTGAAAGGAATTTCCTTTGACTTCGAAGCTCCAACGTCAGAGCAATTATTACCAGGTACTACTTCACTAAcgttcatttttttcttccactttctatttctattttcaacatccaaattttttcatttctttgAATTTCATTGATTTAGTTTACTTTCTTTTGATTGCCAATTTTTCACTTGAGAAGTGAAACAGCTGATAAATTTGTACCATTTTCTTTATctgatataaataatttgactaTTTATTAGTTCTAACTGGATCTGGTTTATTGTGCTACAATAATTATGCAGAGTTCATATTTAATGGTTGTTTGGTAATTCTACCAAAAATGGGTCAAGAAGTTTTATCCATATTTCATCTAGAAAGAAAGAGATTATTATCCCTTATTGGCATTACCTTTGCAGTTATTTTAGCATTTCAATATTTTGAGCTTCCTTATAGTAACATTCTAGTACCTTCTCTATTCTCTACTAAAAAAATACCAAATACAAATAGTACTAGTATAATTCAAGCTACAGATTCACTATCTTCTCCtcaaatatataacaatatcaCCATTTTGAATAATACAAATTCAGAATACTACCTTAATGAAAATGATACTATTTCAAGTTCTGGTTTCATCTCAAAACCAGCTAGGGTATTAAACAACTCTTTAGGGTCTCACAAATCCGATCAACCGAGAAGTTCTGATAATAGTGCTATAGGGATGAATTTGACAAGAGAAGTCAACACTAGACTTATTGATTCCCTTTCCCATGCAATTGCACCTACAAGTCCTTCAACAAAACTGTTATCAAATGATTTGGAAAATACCGATTCCATGAACGACGAGAGGTTCAAGCCATTACAAGATGATGTCAATGTAATGGACAAGCAATCTTCTACCACAAGTGTGCTTAAGAAGACTAATGATTCTCTTATAACAGTTCCACAGACAACAACAATATCAGAAATGGAGAAGTTGTTGCTTCAATACCATGCGTCATATCGATCTATGGTATACGagtaaatgtaattttatttattttacgaATGTTGCGTATTCTTGTGTTCTGTTCTAATGTTGCTAACTTGTGTTTAGAGGCCAAGGTGGTCTTCAGCTGTTGATCAAGAACTACTTCAAGCAAGatcagaaattgaaaatgcaccaGTTGTAAATGAGGTTGAAAACCTTCATGCTCCTCTTTTTCGCAATGTTTCCAAGTTTAAGAggtatcatttaattattttggtatttttttttaaaagttgttcAGAATCACAAGTATCTCCTGGAAACTAACTCTATTCCATCAATTCACAAATTCAATGACATTGTTCTGATGATATGTGAACTAAACTTTGTTTAGACATTTAGAGATTTTTCTATTTATGGTTCTGAGGATATaaaagttctttttttttcctaGTGTTTCTGAACTAAATATGAAGTACTAATGATATATGAAGCAATGTGCTTGTTGGTACTGCTAAATTTGCATTTAACGTTGTTATTATCATGTAACTGTGTAATTATCAGGAGCTATGAATTGATGGAAAAGACTCTAAAAGTGTATGTATACAGAGAAGGGACTAAGCCTATAATGCATTCACCTTATCTTTTGGGAATTTATGCTTCTGAGGGATGGTTCATGAAACTGATGGAAGCTAATAAAGCCTTTGTTACTAAAGATCCAAAGAAGGCACACCTATTTTACTTACCTTTCAGTTCTCGAAGGCTAGAGGAAACTTTGTATGATCGGAATTCGCATAGTCATAAGAACCTAATCTGGCATCTGAATAACTATGTTGACATGATTTCCACAAAACATAATTTCTGGAACAGAACAGGAGGTGCTGATCATTTTCTTGTTGCTTGTCATGATTGGGTATGTTTCCCACTTCAATGGATGATTGGTTTTTGTGTCAATTCTTTCACATCCAATGCTTAATCATTGTTGTGGTATGCAAACAAAAACATGCATTGTTAATTTTTGAGTGAATCGCAAATTTATTCTATGAAATTATAGTGGTTAGTCAATTTAGTCtttgaaattaacaaaatgTGAAAATGgtcattgaaattgaaaatcctCAATCATGTAAGTCGCAATTTCAAGGACTATATTGGTCAGCCCAAAAGGACAAATTTTATCGCAAACTTTCAATTTTAGAGatcattttgaaatttcattaatttcAGAGACCAAATTAAACTACACCTACAATTTATGGGACTAAATTGATGATTTATTCGGTAGCCTTTGTATAATATACCTGCTAAGACTCATAGGATGAGAGGGGTGCGCATAAGTATATTTATGAGGTAAAAGCTAATTAGGAAtcattttgattaataaaagaTAGTCAATTACTAAATTGTGTGCATAAATGTCTTTTTCATAGATCTCAATTGTACAAGTAAAACTAACTCCTAACTAACTCTTAACTAATTCCTTACTAACAGAATTGACTGCACAATGCAGGCACCTTCAGAAACAAAGCAACGGATGGCAAAGTGCTTAAGATCCCTATGCAATGCTGATGTCAAAGAAGGTTTTGTGTTAGGGAAGGACGTGTCTCTTCCTGAAACTTACGTCCGTAACGCTAAGAATCCCACGAGAGACCTCGGTGGTAACCAAGTTTCAAAAAGGGAAACTCTCGCTTTCTATGCTGGAGGCATGCACGGTTATGTTCGTCCAATTCTCTTGCAGCACTGGGAAAACAAAGATCCTGACATGAAAATCTTCGGGATGATGCCAAAGTCTAAGGGAAATAGGAACTACATTCAATACATGAAGAGAAGCAAGTACTGTGTTTGTCCAAAGGGATATGAAGTTAATAGTCCAAGAGTTGTGGAAGCTATTGTATATGAATGTGTTC from Cicer arietinum cultivar CDC Frontier isolate Library 1 chromosome 5, Cicar.CDCFrontier_v2.0, whole genome shotgun sequence carries:
- the LOC101499277 gene encoding uncharacterized protein, with translation MGTIMSFIVRRNPSEFGVRQNNNTASVLFWFAARNLKGISFDFEAPTSEQLLPEFIFNGCLVILPKMGQEVLSIFHLERKRLLSLIGITFAVILAFQYFELPYSNILVPSLFSTKKIPNTNSTSIIQATDSLSSPQIYNNITILNNTNSEYYLNENDTISSSGFISKPARVLNNSLGSHKSDQPRSSDNSAIGMNLTREVNTRLIDSLSHAIAPTSPSTKLLSNDLENTDSMNDERFKPLQDDVNVMDKQSSTTSVLKKTNDSLITVPQTTTISEMEKLLLQYHASYRSMRPRWSSAVDQELLQARSEIENAPVVNEVENLHAPLFRNVSKFKRSYELMEKTLKVYVYREGTKPIMHSPYLLGIYASEGWFMKLMEANKAFVTKDPKKAHLFYLPFSSRRLEETLYDRNSHSHKNLIWHLNNYVDMISTKHNFWNRTGGADHFLVACHDWAPSETKQRMAKCLRSLCNADVKEGFVLGKDVSLPETYVRNAKNPTRDLGGNQVSKRETLAFYAGV